The Myroides phaeus DNA segment AATGTAATAGATAGAAAGTTCAACATTTTTGGTTTTCCTTTTTGGCCACAAGATTTTTATTTAGTGGTAATATCATTAATCATTGGTGTTGTTTTTGTTACTTTATTTACAGTTTCTTTTGGACGTATTTTCTGCGGTTGGATATGCCCACAGACTATTTTTATGGAAATGGTTTTTAGACGTATCGAATACTGGATTGACGGGGATAGAGGTGCTCAAATGAGGTTAGATAAACAACCTTGGAATGGTGAGAAAATTAGAAAACGTTTAACTAAATGGTTTATTTTCTTCTTGATTTCATTTTCAATTGCGAATGTATTTTTAGCGTATATCATCGGATCAGACGCTGTAATACAAATGATGAAAGAAGGGCCAGCTAACCACGTTGGAAGATTTATTGGATTATTAATATTTACGACAGTATTTTACTTTGTATTTACTTGGTTTAGAGAACAAGTATGTGTAATTGCTTGTCCTTATGGTCGTTTACAGGGAGTTTTATTAGATAATAAATCTATCATTGTAGCTTATGACCACGTAAGAGGAGAAGGAGAAAATGGTCGTGCTAAGTTTAGAAAAGACGTTGATCGTCAAGCAGCTGGAATTGGTGATTGTATCGATTGTAAGCAATGTGTAAATGTTTGTCCAACAGGTATCGATATTCGTAATGGTACTCAATTAGAATGTACAAACTGTACTGCTTGTATTGATGAATGTGATCATATGATGGAGAGTGTAGGATTGCCAAAAGGTTTAATCCGTTACGCTTCAGAAGAAGAAATTACAGAGAATAAGAAGTTTAAGTTTACTCCAAGACAGAAAGGATATACAGCTGTTTTAGGAATTTTATCTTTCATTTTAGTAGGATTATTATTCTTAAGAACAGATGTTGAAGCAACTGTTTTACGTGTTGCAGGGCAAACATATGAACATAAAGGTGAGAACCTAAGTAATGTTTATACATTTAAAGTTGTTAATAAAACAATGCGCGATTTTGAGGACATTAGTTTTAAACTTAAAGAGCCTGAGCAAGGAGAGATTATTTTAGTAGGGAAACCTATTATTAAAGTAGAAAAAGAAGGTTATGCAGAAGGAACAATGTTTATTGAAGTACCTCAATATTTATTAGAAAGCCACCGTACTAAAGTTAAAATTGAGGTGTATGATGGTGATAAATTGATACAAACAACTTCAACAAACTTCCTTGGACCAAGAACATTAGATTAATTTAAAATTTGTTAGGTATGAAATTTAATTTTGGAACAGGAATTGTAATTGCTATGGGATTATTCATGGTGTTTATATTACAGTATGTTATAAGAGTTCAAGTTAATCCGAAATTTGATAATGAGTTGGTTACTGAGAACTATTATCAACAAGAAATAGAAGTTGATGGAAGACACGATAGAGAAGTTGCGGCTTTGAAATTATCTCGTCCAGTTGGAATAGAAGTATCATCAGAAGGTGTTGTTGTTTCTTTTCCTAAAGAATTTGATTATAAAAAAATTACCGGTAAAATATTCCTATATAGACCGTCTAACCAGAAATTAGACTTTGATATTCCTATATCTTTGTCTTCTTCCAATTTGCTCATACCTAACACAAATTTGGTAGACGGTCGTTGGGATATTGCTATCGAATGGAATTATGAGGGTTCTGATTATAGAAACATAAATAAGTTAACAGTTAAATAGTTTAATCGTGATTACTGCACTTATTTTTGGGTTAGTCAGCAGTCTACATTGTATTGGTATGTGTGGACCAATTGCTATGATGTTACCCGTTTCTAAGAACAATCAATCTAAAAAGGCTATGCAGATATTCACCTATCACTTAGGTAGGATATCTGCATATTCTATTTTAGGACTTGTCTTTGGACTTTTTGGTAAAGGATTTTACATTGCTGGACTTCAACAGCAAATGTCAATTGTAGTTGGTGTTTTAATGATTTTATTCGTTTTGATACCACAGAATAAACTGGGGAGTTTAAATTTTTTAAAGCCGATCTATAAGCTTACAAGTAAATTAAAGAAAGCACTTGGTGCTCAATTTAAAAAGCAAGATATTAAGTCTTTATATATGATTGGATTTTTTAATGGCTTTTTACCTTGCGGAATGGTATACGTTGCTCTTTTTGGAGCATTAGCTACGCAGAATATTGTTTTAGGTATGCTTTATATGGCATTATTTGGTGTAGGTACAATTCCGTTAATGAGTTCGGTAGTTTATGTTAGAGATTTATTCTCTACGAAGGTTAGAAATGCTATAATGAAGTACTACCCGTTGATTATTGTCCTTTTTGGTATGCTATTTATATTAAGAGGTTTGGGATTAGATATTCCATTTATATCTCCTGATAACTTAAATTTATTTGTTAGAGGAGAAGCAAATTGTTAGTTTGTTAAAAGCTTGTTGTCAGTGTGTTGTGTTTTTATGTCCATAAAAAATAAAAAAAGTTACTTTTTTAAGTGACTTTTCTACTACATGGTTGTCTTAATAATAACAAACAGATAAAAGTGCTTTTAAAATGCTATGAAAAGAAATTAAATTCATTGATCTGTTTGACTTAGTACTTTGATAAAATGTATTAAGATTGCTATGAAAAGAGAATACAAAAAAAAGGTAACTTATATAAGTTACCTTTTTTTTTACTTTATAATTAGCTCTTGACGTTTTAAATAATCAACAGCATGTCTTCCTTCGTTGAACAATAAATCCAAAATACTCAAGTTATTTAAGAATCCGTGTTTCTCATCAAAAACTTGGACATAACTTTCAAAAGAATTAGTGTCTTTTTTACCATTAACTAATGATCTAAAATCAGATATATCTTCAGTCAATTCTTTTTCAAACTCAATTGTTTTTTCAAAAGGAATAGAAATACCTAAACAAGAATTAACAACTTCATGTATTTGTAGATTTAAGTCTAACATAAAGTCATGTTTTCCTTCGAAAATAGCACGTATATCGTCTTCAAAGTACTCAAAGTAAGGAGAAGTTCTATACGCAGCTTCTAAGCTCTTAAAATGCTGTTTTTGCCATCCAAAAGCATGCTCGATTCTTGTGTCTTTAAATTTCTTATGTGTATCATCGCTGTGCTTAACCGGAATATTCAACATTTGAATTCCATTAGCACTATAGATATACATTCTATTTCTGTTCGTTTGTTTCTGAAAATTATCTTCTACTTCAAACATTACACTGTCAGCTTGTAACATAGCTACATAATGGCTAACAGACGCAAAGTAAGTAGGATGAATAAGAATGTTATTCATTTTATCAATTAAAATTTAGAATTCTTTTTTTCTTTTCTCTTTTTGTAAGTGTTGTAACCTACAAGACCAAATACAATAACTAAGAAGTAAGGGAAGTAAGAAACTTGTTTTCCATTACCATTAACTGTTGTAAACAATCTGTCCCATCTGATTTTATCGATTGCTTGTCCCCATGGAATAGCTTGATCTAAACTCATCCAAACAAATACAGGTTTACCTACAATATGGTCTTCTGGTACATACCCCCAATATCTACTATCTTCAGATCTATTTCTATTATCTCCCATCATAAAGTAATAGTTTTGTTGGAAAGTATATTTATCAGTAGCTACGTCATTAATATAGATTTGACCATTTTTAACCTCCAATTTATTGTGTTCATATACTGAAATAGCACGTTGGTAGAATGGTAAATTCTCTTGTGTTAATGTTACAGTTTCACCTTCTGCAGGAATATGAATAGGACCTAAGTTTTCTTCGTTCCAACCAACTTGATTGTGAGGGAACAACATTTTAGACACAATAGGAGTGATTTGATCTTGGTAATCTTTAGGTAGTCCTTTTTGAACACTAACCACACCAGTTACAGATCTTAGAACTTCAGCTGCCTCATCAGTAACTGCCCCAAGTATAATAGTTGTAGGGTCATTGTTGTAGTAACTTGCTCCTTCACGTAAATCTAAACGTTTGATAAGTGAGTTAAAATCGATTGATGAACCATCTGTTTTTACCGTATATGTAAACTGTAATTTAGCACGGTCATTCAATTTCATTTTTTCTCCATTGATGTAAACATCTCCATCTTTAATAGATAAGTTTTCACCAGGAAGACCAACTGCTCTTTTAACGTAATTCGTCTTTTTATCGATAGGTTTATCAACAGCAGGACGGCGTAATGGATCGTTAAACTGATATACGGTATCTGTAGGCCAGTTGAATACAACTATATCATTGTGTTGTACCTTTTGGAAACCAGGTAATCTAAAATAAGGTAAATGAGGTTTCTTTAAGTATGAGTTAAGCTTAGTACCAGGAATAGTATCGTGTACCATTGGTAAAGCTACTGTTGTCATAGGTGTTCTTGCACCATAGTGAAACTTACTCACAAATAAGAAGTCACCTACCAATAACGTTTTTTCTAATGATGACGTTGGAATTGTATAAGGTTGTATTACATACGTATGGATAATCGTAGCAACAACAACAGCAAATAGGATAGAGCTTACAGTCTCTCCTGAGTTACTTTCTGCTTTTGTACTTCTGTTTTCAACGTATTTAGCATCCGTAGCATAGTTAATATAGAAGATATAAAGGCCTAAAGTTACAACACCAAGCACAGTGTCAATAGCTTTGTTTTTACCAAAACTTCTCAATATTTCAACCCATACTACTGGGAACATAATCAAGTTTACAATCGGAATAAAAAGTAGGATAACCCACCATTTAGGTCTGTTAATGATACCCATTAATACAATTGCATTGTAAACAGGTACTATTGCTTCCCAACTTTTTCTACCTGCTTTCACATATAATTTCCAAGTTCCAAGAAAATGAATTACTTGAACAAGTAGGAAAAATAGAAACCATTGCGTCATTGTCATAGCGAATAATTATTTAATGTAAGATGTGAAGGTAATTATTTTTTCAAATTAAGAACGTCCTTCATCGAAAAAACTCCTTTTTTATTTTGAATCCACTCTGCAGCAATTACAGCTCCTAAAGCAAATCCTTCACGACTATGTGCCGTGTGTTTTATCTCTATTTGGTCAATTTCTGAGTCGTAGAAAACACTATGAGTTCCAGGAACAGCATCTTCTCTAATAGCGTCAATATGAATCTCATTTGCTTTAGCGTCGTTTAAAGTCCACTTTTCATAGCCTGAGTTTTCTATGATTCCATTAGCTAAAGAAATAGCAGTACCACTCGGAGCATCCAACTTTTGAGTATGGTGAATTTCTTCCATTGATACATTGTATTCCTTTAGGTTACTCATCATTTTTGCCAAATAATTATTTAGTTCAAAAAAGACATTAACTCCAACGCTGAAGTTAGAACCATAAAGGAAAGCTCCTTCTTTTTGTTGACACAAATCAACCATTTCTTGGTAATGTTCTAACCAACCTGTAGTACCCGAAATAACAGGTACTTGATGATTTAAACAAGTCGTTATATTTTCAACAGCTGCAGTTGGTACACTAAAGTCAATAGCAACATCAGCCTGTTCAAGTCCTGTGTAAGCATCATTACTATGTTTTTTTAATACAATAGTATGACCTCTTTCTATAGCGATACGTTCAATGATTTTACCCATTTTCCCGTAACCTAATAATGCAATTTTCATAAATAGTTTTTTTTAAAAACGATATTGAACGTTAATAGCGTATTGGAATTGATTAGGAGTTTCAATCTGATTGTATTCAAAAGCAGGTTTAATAGTCAAGTTTTCATTGACGTTAAACTGCATTAAATGCGCATCAACATTGGCATCAACAATACTTAAAATATAAAAACCAACAGTGATTACAACAGACAAATCACGGTTACGTCTATAGAACTTTTGAGCCTCTAACAAACGGTCGTTGTCTAAGCCACCAAAAGTAGGATCGTCAACATTGTGAATACCTTGTAATCTGTTTTTATATTCGTTTCTATAGCGAGTATATTGTCTTTGGTTATCAATCCAAAAATAAGTAGGTACACCAATTCCGGCATAAACCAATGGTAATTTCCAGTATTTACCATTGTTAATCTGTCCTAATCCAGGAACAACAGACGCAAAGAATGCAGCACGAGCTGGCGCTAATGGATCCATTGGTTTTTCTTCAATATTACTAATTGAAGGAACAGATTTATTTTTCTCTTTTTTATTCTGTGCAAATGTGGGGTTACAGAATACAGTGAAGAGAAACATCAAGATTAAAAGATTACTTCTCACTAATTTTCTAAAAGTTTGATAATACGATTTAGATCTTCTTCAGAGTGGAAAGGAATTGATATTTTACCTTTACCATTAGCAGAAGCCTTTATGTCTACTTTAGTTCCGAAAAACTGACCAAAAGATCTTGTATAGTTTTCTGGAATTTTAAATTCGTTTGTTGTTTTTGGCACTTCAGGAGTAAGAATACCTTTCAGCGACAATTGATAATTCTTAACGATAGCTTCCGTTTCTCTTACAGACAAATTCTCTGTAATAATTTTGTGGTAGATATCTGTTTGAGCGTCAAGATCCTCAATGTTTATAATTGCACGACCGTGTCCCATTGTGATGAAACCATCTCTAATTCCCGTTTGAATAATTGGGTCAAGGCGTAACAATCTCAAGTAATTTGCAATAGTTGATCTTTTTTTACCAACACGTTCACTAACTTGTTCTTGTGTAAGATCAATTTCGTCCATTAAGCGTTGATAAGAAAGTGCAATTTCGATAGGGTCTAAATCGTGACGTTGGATGTTTTCAACCAATGCCATAGTCAACGACTCATTATCGTTTGCAATTCGGATATACGCAGGAATAGTTTGAAGACCAACTAATTTAGAAGCACGTAATCTGCGTTCCCCTGAAATTAATTGATATTTATTATAGTTAGTTTTTCTAACAGTAATAGGTTGAATTACCCCAAGCTCGTGAATACTTGTTGCTAATTCACTAAGAGATTCCTCATTGAAATTAGTTCTTGGTTGAAAAGGGTTAATTTCAATAGAATCAACGTCTAATTCAATAATATTTCCAATAACTTTATCAGCATTAGTATCTTCTATCGACTTGATATCATTTTCAGGATCTTTTAAAAGAGCCGATAGACCTCGTCCTAAAGCTTGTTTTTTAATCGCCTTTGCCATAATACTCTAAAAATATCGTTTTGGGTATTAACTATTTTTACGAATAACCTCTTCTGCCAAGTTTATATAATTGGTAGCTCCTCTACTCGTAGCGTCATAGTTTATGATACTTTCTCCAAAACTTGGAGCTTCACTCAGTTTTACATTTCGTTGAATAATAGTGTCAAACACCATATCGTTGAAGTGTTTTTGTACTTCTTCTACAACTTGATTAGACAATCGTAAACGAGAATCATACATAGTCAGTAACAATCCTTCGATGTCTAAATTAGCGTTGTGTATTTTTTGAACACTTTTAATTGTGTTTAATAGTTTACCTAAACCTTCCAATGCAAAATACTCACATTGAATTGGAATAATAACAGAATCCGCAGCTGTAAGTGCGTTTAAAGTTAATAGCCCTAAAGAAGGAGCACAATCGATTATAATATAATCATATTGTTCCTTTATAGATTGTAATGCTTGTTTAAGCATATACTCACGATTTGGTTTGTCAACCAATTCTATTTCAATCGCAACTAAATCAATGTGCGCTGGAATCAAGCTTACATTAGGTGCTGTACAGTCTACAATAGCCTCTTCTGGAGTATAGCTGTGCTCTAATATTTCATACGTTCCAATTTCAACTGCATCTACATCTACACCTAAGCCAGAAGTTGTATTAGCCTGAGGATCTGCGTCTATTAATAAGACTTTTTTCTCAAGTGCTCCTAAAGAAGCTGCAAGATTGACAGATGTAGTTGTTTTTCCAACACCACCTTTTTGATTAGCAATAGCAATGATTTTACCCATTTTACCAAAAGAATATTTTTATAAGTGGTAAAAATACGATTTTTTGTGGGTATACGAAATCTTATTTATTAACATTTTGCTAAATTCATTATGATTCAGCACGTTATAAAAATAGATGCTATCTAAAAATTAAATAGCATCTATTTATCATTCAATATATGTAAAATTGAATTTATTTCTTTTTAGTCATTGCTTCAAGCATATCCCACATTTCAGAAGGAATTTTTTCAAGCATATTGAACTCTCCAGCGCCTTGTAGCCATTCTCCTCCGTCAATCGTAATAACCTCACCATTAACGTATGACGAGAAGTCAGATACTAAATAAGCTGCTAAGTTTGCCAATTCTTGGTGTTCTCCAACACGGCGCAATGGCACTTTTTTAGTAACGTCAAATTTATCTTTTAAATCACCAGGAAGTAATCTGTCCCAAGCTCCTTTTGTAGGGAATGGACCTGGAGCAATAGCGTTAGAACGGATACCATATTTAGCCCATTCTACAGCTAAACTACGCGTCATTGCAAGTACCCCTGCTTTTGCAGTTGCCGATGGAACTACATAACCAGAACCTGTCCAAGCATAAGTAGTTGTAATGTTTAAAACCACCTTGTTTTTTTCGCCTTTTTCAATCCAATGTTTACCAAAAGCTAATGTACAGTTTTTCGTTCCTTTCAATACAATATCGATAATTGTATCAAAAGCGTTAGAAGATAAACGCTCAGTAGGAGAGATGAAGTTTCCAGCAGCATTGTTTAATAAAACATCTACTTTACCAAATTTATCCACTACCGTTTGTAACATATTTTCTACTTGGTCATAATGACGAACGTCACAAGCAATAGGTAAACAAGTACCTTTTGTTTCTTCTTCTAATTCCTTAGCAGTATTTTGTAGTTTCTCTAAATCTCTTGATGTGATGGCTACTTTTGCCCCCAATTCTAAGAAGTATTTAGTCATAGACTTTCCTAAGCCACTTCCTCCTCCTGTAACTACAATTACTTTATCGTTTAAAGCTCCATCTTGAAGCATCTTTCCTGTGAAACTCATAATTTATGTTTTTTGATATAAAGTTAAATATACAAAAAAAGATATATGCACGCATATATCTTTGTCTTTACCTCGGTTTAATTTTAACCGATTAGAAAGTGATAGGGTAGCCTATATTTGAAATATCTGACTTTAGTTCCTCCCAATCTTCTAAATCGCTATTTAAACTTAATACCATTTCTTTTGTTAGAGGCCCCCCTTTGTAAATGTTACAAACACTTTCAATAGCTTCACTCGATAAATTGTCTAATTCATCGTCAAAGTAATAAGACAATACCCAATCAATATAGGTCATCGGGTTTCCGTCAAAAATGTATAAATGGTCATTAGAACCATCGTCTTTGTACTTGATATTTCCAACGGTCCATTCTTCTTGCTCATTTGTCCACAAGCAATACGTAGTTCCAATTGAAGCAACGGGTTCTCCAAAAATAAACTCATTAAAGTGTACTGGTAAGTTTAAAGTAAGCTCACTTTTAGCAGGTAACTTAGCCTCATAATCATATAATTCGTGGTCAAATCCATTAATTACAA contains these protein-coding regions:
- the ccoG gene encoding cytochrome c oxidase accessory protein CcoG, producing the protein MATEKDESFRDSIGTIGKDGKRVFLHPKKPSGPFYNKRKIVSYLLIAFLFAAPFIKLNGNQFLLFNVIDRKFNIFGFPFWPQDFYLVVISLIIGVVFVTLFTVSFGRIFCGWICPQTIFMEMVFRRIEYWIDGDRGAQMRLDKQPWNGEKIRKRLTKWFIFFLISFSIANVFLAYIIGSDAVIQMMKEGPANHVGRFIGLLIFTTVFYFVFTWFREQVCVIACPYGRLQGVLLDNKSIIVAYDHVRGEGENGRAKFRKDVDRQAAGIGDCIDCKQCVNVCPTGIDIRNGTQLECTNCTACIDECDHMMESVGLPKGLIRYASEEEITENKKFKFTPRQKGYTAVLGILSFILVGLLFLRTDVEATVLRVAGQTYEHKGENLSNVYTFKVVNKTMRDFEDISFKLKEPEQGEIILVGKPIIKVEKEGYAEGTMFIEVPQYLLESHRTKVKIEVYDGDKLIQTTSTNFLGPRTLD
- the lepB gene encoding signal peptidase I, with translation MTMTQWFLFFLLVQVIHFLGTWKLYVKAGRKSWEAIVPVYNAIVLMGIINRPKWWVILLFIPIVNLIMFPVVWVEILRSFGKNKAIDTVLGVVTLGLYIFYINYATDAKYVENRSTKAESNSGETVSSILFAVVVATIIHTYVIQPYTIPTSSLEKTLLVGDFLFVSKFHYGARTPMTTVALPMVHDTIPGTKLNSYLKKPHLPYFRLPGFQKVQHNDIVVFNWPTDTVYQFNDPLRRPAVDKPIDKKTNYVKRAVGLPGENLSIKDGDVYINGEKMKLNDRAKLQFTYTVKTDGSSIDFNSLIKRLDLREGASYYNNDPTTIILGAVTDEAAEVLRSVTGVVSVQKGLPKDYQDQITPIVSKMLFPHNQVGWNEENLGPIHIPAEGETVTLTQENLPFYQRAISVYEHNKLEVKNGQIYINDVATDKYTFQQNYYFMMGDNRNRSEDSRYWGYVPEDHIVGKPVFVWMSLDQAIPWGQAIDKIRWDRLFTTVNGNGKQVSYFPYFLVIVFGLVGYNTYKKRKEKKNSKF
- a CDS encoding DUF5683 domain-containing protein; this encodes MRSNLLILMFLFTVFCNPTFAQNKKEKNKSVPSISNIEEKPMDPLAPARAAFFASVVPGLGQINNGKYWKLPLVYAGIGVPTYFWIDNQRQYTRYRNEYKNRLQGIHNVDDPTFGGLDNDRLLEAQKFYRRNRDLSVVITVGFYILSIVDANVDAHLMQFNVNENLTIKPAFEYNQIETPNQFQYAINVQYRF
- a CDS encoding ParA family protein is translated as MGKIIAIANQKGGVGKTTTSVNLAASLGALEKKVLLIDADPQANTTSGLGVDVDAVEIGTYEILEHSYTPEEAIVDCTAPNVSLIPAHIDLVAIEIELVDKPNREYMLKQALQSIKEQYDYIIIDCAPSLGLLTLNALTAADSVIIPIQCEYFALEGLGKLLNTIKSVQKIHNANLDIEGLLLTMYDSRLRLSNQVVEEVQKHFNDMVFDTIIQRNVKLSEAPSFGESIINYDATSRGATNYINLAEEVIRKNS
- the dapB gene encoding 4-hydroxy-tetrahydrodipicolinate reductase: MKIALLGYGKMGKIIERIAIERGHTIVLKKHSNDAYTGLEQADVAIDFSVPTAAVENITTCLNHQVPVISGTTGWLEHYQEMVDLCQQKEGAFLYGSNFSVGVNVFFELNNYLAKMMSNLKEYNVSMEEIHHTQKLDAPSGTAISLANGIIENSGYEKWTLNDAKANEIHIDAIREDAVPGTHSVFYDSEIDQIEIKHTAHSREGFALGAVIAAEWIQNKKGVFSMKDVLNLKK
- a CDS encoding WbqC family protein — translated: MNNILIHPTYFASVSHYVAMLQADSVMFEVEDNFQKQTNRNRMYIYSANGIQMLNIPVKHSDDTHKKFKDTRIEHAFGWQKQHFKSLEAAYRTSPYFEYFEDDIRAIFEGKHDFMLDLNLQIHEVVNSCLGISIPFEKTIEFEKELTEDISDFRSLVNGKKDTNSFESYVQVFDEKHGFLNNLSILDLLFNEGRHAVDYLKRQELIIK
- a CDS encoding SDR family oxidoreductase, coding for MSFTGKMLQDGALNDKVIVVTGGGSGLGKSMTKYFLELGAKVAITSRDLEKLQNTAKELEEETKGTCLPIACDVRHYDQVENMLQTVVDKFGKVDVLLNNAAGNFISPTERLSSNAFDTIIDIVLKGTKNCTLAFGKHWIEKGEKNKVVLNITTTYAWTGSGYVVPSATAKAGVLAMTRSLAVEWAKYGIRSNAIAPGPFPTKGAWDRLLPGDLKDKFDVTKKVPLRRVGEHQELANLAAYLVSDFSSYVNGEVITIDGGEWLQGAGEFNMLEKIPSEMWDMLEAMTKKK
- a CDS encoding FixH family protein, with protein sequence MKFNFGTGIVIAMGLFMVFILQYVIRVQVNPKFDNELVTENYYQQEIEVDGRHDREVAALKLSRPVGIEVSSEGVVVSFPKEFDYKKITGKIFLYRPSNQKLDFDIPISLSSSNLLIPNTNLVDGRWDIAIEWNYEGSDYRNINKLTVK
- a CDS encoding sulfite exporter TauE/SafE family protein translates to MITALIFGLVSSLHCIGMCGPIAMMLPVSKNNQSKKAMQIFTYHLGRISAYSILGLVFGLFGKGFYIAGLQQQMSIVVGVLMILFVLIPQNKLGSLNFLKPIYKLTSKLKKALGAQFKKQDIKSLYMIGFFNGFLPCGMVYVALFGALATQNIVLGMLYMALFGVGTIPLMSSVVYVRDLFSTKVRNAIMKYYPLIIVLFGMLFILRGLGLDIPFISPDNLNLFVRGEANC
- a CDS encoding ParB/RepB/Spo0J family partition protein, translating into MAKAIKKQALGRGLSALLKDPENDIKSIEDTNADKVIGNIIELDVDSIEINPFQPRTNFNEESLSELATSIHELGVIQPITVRKTNYNKYQLISGERRLRASKLVGLQTIPAYIRIANDNESLTMALVENIQRHDLDPIEIALSYQRLMDEIDLTQEQVSERVGKKRSTIANYLRLLRLDPIIQTGIRDGFITMGHGRAIINIEDLDAQTDIYHKIITENLSVRETEAIVKNYQLSLKGILTPEVPKTTNEFKIPENYTRSFGQFFGTKVDIKASANGKGKISIPFHSEEDLNRIIKLLEN